Proteins encoded by one window of Primulina huaijiensis isolate GDHJ02 chromosome 1, ASM1229523v2, whole genome shotgun sequence:
- the LOC140980682 gene encoding C2 and GRAM domain-containing protein At1g03370-like isoform X3, translating to MKLLVRVIEARNLPAMDPNGFSDPYVKLQLGRQRYRSKVIKKCLNPSWCEEFYFKVDDLKEELLISVFDEDMFFNDDFIGEVKVPVSWVFEAKDKSLGTIWFSLQPKDRKAKNKDCELTQGVGSVVLEGKLPEEKSSSVDFEELMKSMEMSDRGGEIPSSLSGGIVVDQLYGVRPQELNSILFSPDSNFLKSSSDLQGSTDLLIGPWKFENEGESLTRVVSYTKAPSKLIKALKAIEEQTYLKADSKTFAVLASVSTPDAPYGKTFRAEVLYCIAPGPDQPSGEQSSRLVISWRVNFLQSTMMKGMIEGGARQGIKDSFDQYQKLLSQNVKPVDIKDIGSEKDQLLATLQAESQSDWKLAVQYFVNFTVFSTICIGLYVIVHIWLAMPSTIHGLEFIGLDLPDSIGELFVSGILVLQGKQALELMSRFIQARLQKGTDHGLKAQGKGWLLTVALIEGSSFAAVDSSGFSDPYVVFTCNGKTRTSSIKFQKSDPLWNEIFEFDAMDEPPSVLDMEVFDFDGPFDEAISLGRTQINFLKSSVSDLSDVWITLEGKLAQACQSKLHLRIFLNDTRGSNVVKDYITKMEKEVGKKIRVRSPQTNSAFQKLFGLPPEEFLINDFACHLKRKMPLQGRLFLSPRIIGFHADLFGRKTKFYFLCEDIEDIQVIPPTLSSMGSPIIIMTLRPGKGFDARHGARTQDAEGRLNFHFHSFVSFNIAHRTIMVLWKARALTPAQKVEMVEEESNSNSEETAVEDSIAKKVQAAEELEAQNLHAGDDENELRPLQTEESGSFIGIEDVNMSMAYSSILSLPTSFFMELFRGGEIDQNVMERAGCLNYSHTPWESENSDVYQRQLYYKFDKHVSRYRGEVTSTQQKSTLPDRNGWLIEEVMTLHGVPLGDYFTLHLRYQVEDLPSRSVGCNVQVYIGIAWLRYTIYQKRITKNILSNLQDRLKIMFSVLEKEYISGA from the exons ATGAAGCTTCTAGTGCGCGTAATCGAAGCAAGAAACCTACCGGCAATGGACCCAAACGGGTTCAGTGATCCGTATGTGAAATTACAGTTAGGGAGGCAGAGGTACAGGAGCAAAGTTATCAAGAAATGCTTGAACCCTTCATGGTGTgaggaattttattttaaagtcgATGATTTGAAAGAAGAGCTTCTTATATCTGTTTTTGATGAAGACATGTTCTTCAATGATGATTTTATTGGGGAGGTCAAGGTGCCCGTTTCTTGGGTTTTTGAAGCCAAGGACAAGTCCCTTGGCACTATTTGGTTCTCCTTGCAGCCTAAGGATAGAAAGGCCAAGAACAAAGATTGTG AGTTAACCCAAGGTGTGGGTTCCGTGGTGTTGGAGGGCAAGTTGCCCGAAGAAAAATCCTCATCGGTTGATTTTGAAGAATTGATGAAAAGTATGGAGATGAGCGACCGAGGAGGCGAAATTCCAAGTAGCTTATCTGGAGGGATAGTTGTGGACCAACTGTATGGAGTAAGGCCACAGGAGCTGAACTCAATACTCTTTTCGCCTGATTCAAACTTTTTGAAGTCTTCATCGGACTTACAAGGTTCTACTGATTTGTTGATAGGACCCTGGAAATTTGAGAATGAAGGTGAAAGCCTTACAAGAGTGGTTTCCTATACTAAAGCTCCGAGTAAATTGATTAAAGCTTTAAAAGCTATAGAGGAGCAAACATATTTGAAAGCTGACTCAAAGACATTTGCTGTTTTAGCCTCTGTGAGCACTCCAGATGCTCCATATGGGAAAACTTTTAGGGCAGAAGTGCTTTACTGCATTGCTCCAGGGCCAGATCAACCATCCGGGGAGCAGTCATCTCGGCTGGTAATCTCTTGGCGGGTTAACTTTTTGCAAAGCACTATGATGAAAGGCATGATTGAAGGGGGAGCGAGACAAGGCATAAAGGACAGCTTTGACCAGTATCAGAAGTTGCTCTCCCAGAATGTAAAGCCGGTTGACATTAAAGATATCGGGTCCGAGAAAGATCAACTTTTGGCAACTCTTCAGGCTGAGAGCCAGTCCGACTGGAAATTGGCGGTTCAGTATTTTGTGAATTTCACAGTGTTCTCGACCATTTGCATAGGGTTATATGTTATTGTGCATATATGGCTGGCCATGCCTAGCACAATTCATGGTCTTGAGTTTATTGGTTTGGACTTGCCTGATTCCATTGGTGAATTGTTTGTGTCTGGAATACTAGTTCTGCAAGGCAAACAAGCGTTAGAGTTGATGTCTCGATTTATTCAGGCAAGATTGCAAAAAG GCACGGATCATGGACTCAAAGCACAAGGGAAAGGTTGGTTGCTCACGGTTGCCTTAATTGAAGGAAGTAGTTTTGCAGCTGTTGACTCAAGTGGGTTCTCGGATCCTTATGTGGTATTCACTTGCAACGGGAAAACGAGAACCAGCTCTATCAAGTTCCAGAAATCTGACCCTCTTTGGAACG aaatttttgaatttgatgcAATGGATGAGCCTCCATCTGTGTTGGATATGGAAGTTTTCGATTTTGATGGGCCCTTTGATGAAGCTATATCACTTGGGCGCActcagattaatttcttgaaaTCTAGTGTTTCAGATTTATCTGATGTATGGATTACTCTTGAAGGAAAGTTAGCTCAAGCATGCCAGTCAAAGTTGCATTTAAGAATTTTCTTGAATGATACAAGGGGTAGCAATGTCGTGAAAGATTATATAACTAAGATGGAAAAGGAGGTCGGAAAAAAG ATAAGAGTTCGTTCTCCTCAAACAAATTCAGCATTTCAAAAGCTTTTCGGACTTCCACCTGAGGAGTTTCTCATCAATGACTTTGCTTGCCACTTGAAACGGAAAATGCCTCTCCAG GGCCGTCTCTTCCTGTCGCCAAGAATTATCGGGTTCCACGCCGATCTATTTGGTCGGAAAACCAAGTTTTACTTTCTCTGTGAAGATATAGAAGATATTCAAGTTATACCTCCAACTTTGTCATCAATGGGAAGTCCAATCATCATCATGACACTAAGGCCCGGAAAAGGTTTTGATGCACGTCATGGAGCGAGGACACAGGATGCAGAAGGCAGACTGAATTTTCATTTTCACTCATTCGTATCTTTCAATATCGCTCACAG AACAATCATGGTACTCTGGAAGGCAAGAGCCTTGACTCCTGCACAAAAGGTTGAAATGGTTGAGGAAGAATCCAATTCTAATAGTGAAGAAACTGCTGTAGAGGACTCCATAGCCAAAAAGGTCCAAGCTGCAGAGGAACTCGAGGCTCAAAATCTTCACGCGGGAGATGATGAAAATGAACTAAGACCCCTTCAAACTGAGGAGAGCGGATCTTTTATTGGAATCGAGGATGTTAACATGTCTATGGCTTATTCTTCAATCCTATCTCTTCCT ACTAGTTTCTTTATGGAGTTGTTCAGAGGGGGTGAAATTGATCAAAATGTCATGGAACGAGCCGGATGCCTCAACTACTCTCACACCCCCTGGGAATCTGAAAATTCGGATGTTTATCAGAGACAACTATATTACAAATTCGATAAACATGTATCCCGTTACAGAGGAGAAGTGACCAGCACTCAGCAAAAGTCTACGCTTCCCGATAGAAATGGTTGGCTTATAGAAGAGGTCATGACTCTCCACGGGGTTCCTCTTGGCGACTATTTCACT CTTCATTTAAGGTATCAAGTCGAAGATTTACCTTCAAGGTCCGTAGGATGCAATGTCCAAGTATACATTGGAATCGCGTGGTTGAGATACACAATATATCAAAAGAGAATCACAAAAAACATCCTGTCTAATTTGCAGGATCGCCTGAAAATCATGTTCAGCGTCCTGGAGAAGGAATACATTTCAGGGGCATAG
- the LOC140980682 gene encoding C2 and GRAM domain-containing protein At1g03370-like isoform X1, with protein sequence MKLLVRVIEARNLPAMDPNGFSDPYVKLQLGRQRYRSKVIKKCLNPSWCEEFYFKVDDLKEELLISVFDEDMFFNDDFIGEVKVPVSWVFEAKDKSLGTIWFSLQPKDRKAKNKDCGEILLTVCVSNNNSLLDVPQFSDSVNLNSPRKPVDSLGSPRKSSSLRPSSPMRVEDSVPSREEKLYQTTLAGRIAQIFNKNVDSMPVATADATDAAELTQGVGSVVLEGKLPEEKSSSVDFEELMKSMEMSDRGGEIPSSLSGGIVVDQLYGVRPQELNSILFSPDSNFLKSSSDLQGSTDLLIGPWKFENEGESLTRVVSYTKAPSKLIKALKAIEEQTYLKADSKTFAVLASVSTPDAPYGKTFRAEVLYCIAPGPDQPSGEQSSRLVISWRVNFLQSTMMKGMIEGGARQGIKDSFDQYQKLLSQNVKPVDIKDIGSEKDQLLATLQAESQSDWKLAVQYFVNFTVFSTICIGLYVIVHIWLAMPSTIHGLEFIGLDLPDSIGELFVSGILVLQGKQALELMSRFIQARLQKGTDHGLKAQGKGWLLTVALIEGSSFAAVDSSGFSDPYVVFTCNGKTRTSSIKFQKSDPLWNEIFEFDAMDEPPSVLDMEVFDFDGPFDEAISLGRTQINFLKSSVSDLSDVWITLEGKLAQACQSKLHLRIFLNDTRGSNVVKDYITKMEKEVGKKVKFFLSYGFTSRSNYTFCFLFNQCMNCLQIRVRSPQTNSAFQKLFGLPPEEFLINDFACHLKRKMPLQGRLFLSPRIIGFHADLFGRKTKFYFLCEDIEDIQVIPPTLSSMGSPIIIMTLRPGKGFDARHGARTQDAEGRLNFHFHSFVSFNIAHRTIMVLWKARALTPAQKVEMVEEESNSNSEETAVEDSIAKKVQAAEELEAQNLHAGDDENELRPLQTEESGSFIGIEDVNMSMAYSSILSLPTSFFMELFRGGEIDQNVMERAGCLNYSHTPWESENSDVYQRQLYYKFDKHVSRYRGEVTSTQQKSTLPDRNGWLIEEVMTLHGVPLGDYFTLHLRYQVEDLPSRSVGCNVQVYIGIAWLRYTIYQKRITKNILSNLQDRLKIMFSVLEKEYISGA encoded by the exons ATGAAGCTTCTAGTGCGCGTAATCGAAGCAAGAAACCTACCGGCAATGGACCCAAACGGGTTCAGTGATCCGTATGTGAAATTACAGTTAGGGAGGCAGAGGTACAGGAGCAAAGTTATCAAGAAATGCTTGAACCCTTCATGGTGTgaggaattttattttaaagtcgATGATTTGAAAGAAGAGCTTCTTATATCTGTTTTTGATGAAGACATGTTCTTCAATGATGATTTTATTGGGGAGGTCAAGGTGCCCGTTTCTTGGGTTTTTGAAGCCAAGGACAAGTCCCTTGGCACTATTTGGTTCTCCTTGCAGCCTAAGGATAGAAAGGCCAAGAACAAAGATTGTG GTGAAATTCTTCTCACAGTGTGTGTGTCAAATAATAACTCATTATTGGATGTGCCACAATTCAGTGATTCTGTAAACTTAAACTCGCCAAGAAAGCCTGTAGATTCTCTAGGCTCGCCAAGGAAGTCTTCTTCTCTAAGACCATCTTCCCCTATGAGGGTAGAAGATTCTGTCCCGTCTAGAGAGGAAAAATTATATCAAACAACATTAGCTGGTCGAATTGctcaaatttttaataaaaatgtggACTCAATGCCTGTTGCTACTGCTGATGCAACTGATGCAGCAGAGTTAACCCAAGGTGTGGGTTCCGTGGTGTTGGAGGGCAAGTTGCCCGAAGAAAAATCCTCATCGGTTGATTTTGAAGAATTGATGAAAAGTATGGAGATGAGCGACCGAGGAGGCGAAATTCCAAGTAGCTTATCTGGAGGGATAGTTGTGGACCAACTGTATGGAGTAAGGCCACAGGAGCTGAACTCAATACTCTTTTCGCCTGATTCAAACTTTTTGAAGTCTTCATCGGACTTACAAGGTTCTACTGATTTGTTGATAGGACCCTGGAAATTTGAGAATGAAGGTGAAAGCCTTACAAGAGTGGTTTCCTATACTAAAGCTCCGAGTAAATTGATTAAAGCTTTAAAAGCTATAGAGGAGCAAACATATTTGAAAGCTGACTCAAAGACATTTGCTGTTTTAGCCTCTGTGAGCACTCCAGATGCTCCATATGGGAAAACTTTTAGGGCAGAAGTGCTTTACTGCATTGCTCCAGGGCCAGATCAACCATCCGGGGAGCAGTCATCTCGGCTGGTAATCTCTTGGCGGGTTAACTTTTTGCAAAGCACTATGATGAAAGGCATGATTGAAGGGGGAGCGAGACAAGGCATAAAGGACAGCTTTGACCAGTATCAGAAGTTGCTCTCCCAGAATGTAAAGCCGGTTGACATTAAAGATATCGGGTCCGAGAAAGATCAACTTTTGGCAACTCTTCAGGCTGAGAGCCAGTCCGACTGGAAATTGGCGGTTCAGTATTTTGTGAATTTCACAGTGTTCTCGACCATTTGCATAGGGTTATATGTTATTGTGCATATATGGCTGGCCATGCCTAGCACAATTCATGGTCTTGAGTTTATTGGTTTGGACTTGCCTGATTCCATTGGTGAATTGTTTGTGTCTGGAATACTAGTTCTGCAAGGCAAACAAGCGTTAGAGTTGATGTCTCGATTTATTCAGGCAAGATTGCAAAAAG GCACGGATCATGGACTCAAAGCACAAGGGAAAGGTTGGTTGCTCACGGTTGCCTTAATTGAAGGAAGTAGTTTTGCAGCTGTTGACTCAAGTGGGTTCTCGGATCCTTATGTGGTATTCACTTGCAACGGGAAAACGAGAACCAGCTCTATCAAGTTCCAGAAATCTGACCCTCTTTGGAACG aaatttttgaatttgatgcAATGGATGAGCCTCCATCTGTGTTGGATATGGAAGTTTTCGATTTTGATGGGCCCTTTGATGAAGCTATATCACTTGGGCGCActcagattaatttcttgaaaTCTAGTGTTTCAGATTTATCTGATGTATGGATTACTCTTGAAGGAAAGTTAGCTCAAGCATGCCAGTCAAAGTTGCATTTAAGAATTTTCTTGAATGATACAAGGGGTAGCAATGTCGTGAAAGATTATATAACTAAGATGGAAAAGGAGGTCGGAAAAAAGGTGAAATTCTTTCTGTCTTATGGATTCACTTCACGGTCAAATTACAcattttgttttctctttaaTCAATGCATGAATTGTTTGCAGATAAGAGTTCGTTCTCCTCAAACAAATTCAGCATTTCAAAAGCTTTTCGGACTTCCACCTGAGGAGTTTCTCATCAATGACTTTGCTTGCCACTTGAAACGGAAAATGCCTCTCCAG GGCCGTCTCTTCCTGTCGCCAAGAATTATCGGGTTCCACGCCGATCTATTTGGTCGGAAAACCAAGTTTTACTTTCTCTGTGAAGATATAGAAGATATTCAAGTTATACCTCCAACTTTGTCATCAATGGGAAGTCCAATCATCATCATGACACTAAGGCCCGGAAAAGGTTTTGATGCACGTCATGGAGCGAGGACACAGGATGCAGAAGGCAGACTGAATTTTCATTTTCACTCATTCGTATCTTTCAATATCGCTCACAG AACAATCATGGTACTCTGGAAGGCAAGAGCCTTGACTCCTGCACAAAAGGTTGAAATGGTTGAGGAAGAATCCAATTCTAATAGTGAAGAAACTGCTGTAGAGGACTCCATAGCCAAAAAGGTCCAAGCTGCAGAGGAACTCGAGGCTCAAAATCTTCACGCGGGAGATGATGAAAATGAACTAAGACCCCTTCAAACTGAGGAGAGCGGATCTTTTATTGGAATCGAGGATGTTAACATGTCTATGGCTTATTCTTCAATCCTATCTCTTCCT ACTAGTTTCTTTATGGAGTTGTTCAGAGGGGGTGAAATTGATCAAAATGTCATGGAACGAGCCGGATGCCTCAACTACTCTCACACCCCCTGGGAATCTGAAAATTCGGATGTTTATCAGAGACAACTATATTACAAATTCGATAAACATGTATCCCGTTACAGAGGAGAAGTGACCAGCACTCAGCAAAAGTCTACGCTTCCCGATAGAAATGGTTGGCTTATAGAAGAGGTCATGACTCTCCACGGGGTTCCTCTTGGCGACTATTTCACT CTTCATTTAAGGTATCAAGTCGAAGATTTACCTTCAAGGTCCGTAGGATGCAATGTCCAAGTATACATTGGAATCGCGTGGTTGAGATACACAATATATCAAAAGAGAATCACAAAAAACATCCTGTCTAATTTGCAGGATCGCCTGAAAATCATGTTCAGCGTCCTGGAGAAGGAATACATTTCAGGGGCATAG
- the LOC140980682 gene encoding C2 and GRAM domain-containing protein At1g03370-like isoform X2, with translation MKLLVRVIEARNLPAMDPNGFSDPYVKLQLGRQRYRSKVIKKCLNPSWCEEFYFKVDDLKEELLISVFDEDMFFNDDFIGEVKVPVSWVFEAKDKSLGTIWFSLQPKDRKAKNKDCGEILLTVCVSNNNSLLDVPQFSDSVNLNSPRKPVDSLGSPRKSSSLRPSSPMRVEDSVPSREEKLYQTTLAGRIAQIFNKNVDSMPVATADATDAAELTQGVGSVVLEGKLPEEKSSSVDFEELMKSMEMSDRGGEIPSSLSGGIVVDQLYGVRPQELNSILFSPDSNFLKSSSDLQGSTDLLIGPWKFENEGESLTRVVSYTKAPSKLIKALKAIEEQTYLKADSKTFAVLASVSTPDAPYGKTFRAEVLYCIAPGPDQPSGEQSSRLVISWRVNFLQSTMMKGMIEGGARQGIKDSFDQYQKLLSQNVKPVDIKDIGSEKDQLLATLQAESQSDWKLAVQYFVNFTVFSTICIGLYVIVHIWLAMPSTIHGLEFIGLDLPDSIGELFVSGILVLQGKQALELMSRFIQARLQKGTDHGLKAQGKGWLLTVALIEGSSFAAVDSSGFSDPYVVFTCNGKTRTSSIKFQKSDPLWNEIFEFDAMDEPPSVLDMEVFDFDGPFDEAISLGRTQINFLKSSVSDLSDVWITLEGKLAQACQSKLHLRIFLNDTRGSNVVKDYITKMEKEVGKKIRVRSPQTNSAFQKLFGLPPEEFLINDFACHLKRKMPLQGRLFLSPRIIGFHADLFGRKTKFYFLCEDIEDIQVIPPTLSSMGSPIIIMTLRPGKGFDARHGARTQDAEGRLNFHFHSFVSFNIAHRTIMVLWKARALTPAQKVEMVEEESNSNSEETAVEDSIAKKVQAAEELEAQNLHAGDDENELRPLQTEESGSFIGIEDVNMSMAYSSILSLPTSFFMELFRGGEIDQNVMERAGCLNYSHTPWESENSDVYQRQLYYKFDKHVSRYRGEVTSTQQKSTLPDRNGWLIEEVMTLHGVPLGDYFTLHLRYQVEDLPSRSVGCNVQVYIGIAWLRYTIYQKRITKNILSNLQDRLKIMFSVLEKEYISGA, from the exons ATGAAGCTTCTAGTGCGCGTAATCGAAGCAAGAAACCTACCGGCAATGGACCCAAACGGGTTCAGTGATCCGTATGTGAAATTACAGTTAGGGAGGCAGAGGTACAGGAGCAAAGTTATCAAGAAATGCTTGAACCCTTCATGGTGTgaggaattttattttaaagtcgATGATTTGAAAGAAGAGCTTCTTATATCTGTTTTTGATGAAGACATGTTCTTCAATGATGATTTTATTGGGGAGGTCAAGGTGCCCGTTTCTTGGGTTTTTGAAGCCAAGGACAAGTCCCTTGGCACTATTTGGTTCTCCTTGCAGCCTAAGGATAGAAAGGCCAAGAACAAAGATTGTG GTGAAATTCTTCTCACAGTGTGTGTGTCAAATAATAACTCATTATTGGATGTGCCACAATTCAGTGATTCTGTAAACTTAAACTCGCCAAGAAAGCCTGTAGATTCTCTAGGCTCGCCAAGGAAGTCTTCTTCTCTAAGACCATCTTCCCCTATGAGGGTAGAAGATTCTGTCCCGTCTAGAGAGGAAAAATTATATCAAACAACATTAGCTGGTCGAATTGctcaaatttttaataaaaatgtggACTCAATGCCTGTTGCTACTGCTGATGCAACTGATGCAGCAGAGTTAACCCAAGGTGTGGGTTCCGTGGTGTTGGAGGGCAAGTTGCCCGAAGAAAAATCCTCATCGGTTGATTTTGAAGAATTGATGAAAAGTATGGAGATGAGCGACCGAGGAGGCGAAATTCCAAGTAGCTTATCTGGAGGGATAGTTGTGGACCAACTGTATGGAGTAAGGCCACAGGAGCTGAACTCAATACTCTTTTCGCCTGATTCAAACTTTTTGAAGTCTTCATCGGACTTACAAGGTTCTACTGATTTGTTGATAGGACCCTGGAAATTTGAGAATGAAGGTGAAAGCCTTACAAGAGTGGTTTCCTATACTAAAGCTCCGAGTAAATTGATTAAAGCTTTAAAAGCTATAGAGGAGCAAACATATTTGAAAGCTGACTCAAAGACATTTGCTGTTTTAGCCTCTGTGAGCACTCCAGATGCTCCATATGGGAAAACTTTTAGGGCAGAAGTGCTTTACTGCATTGCTCCAGGGCCAGATCAACCATCCGGGGAGCAGTCATCTCGGCTGGTAATCTCTTGGCGGGTTAACTTTTTGCAAAGCACTATGATGAAAGGCATGATTGAAGGGGGAGCGAGACAAGGCATAAAGGACAGCTTTGACCAGTATCAGAAGTTGCTCTCCCAGAATGTAAAGCCGGTTGACATTAAAGATATCGGGTCCGAGAAAGATCAACTTTTGGCAACTCTTCAGGCTGAGAGCCAGTCCGACTGGAAATTGGCGGTTCAGTATTTTGTGAATTTCACAGTGTTCTCGACCATTTGCATAGGGTTATATGTTATTGTGCATATATGGCTGGCCATGCCTAGCACAATTCATGGTCTTGAGTTTATTGGTTTGGACTTGCCTGATTCCATTGGTGAATTGTTTGTGTCTGGAATACTAGTTCTGCAAGGCAAACAAGCGTTAGAGTTGATGTCTCGATTTATTCAGGCAAGATTGCAAAAAG GCACGGATCATGGACTCAAAGCACAAGGGAAAGGTTGGTTGCTCACGGTTGCCTTAATTGAAGGAAGTAGTTTTGCAGCTGTTGACTCAAGTGGGTTCTCGGATCCTTATGTGGTATTCACTTGCAACGGGAAAACGAGAACCAGCTCTATCAAGTTCCAGAAATCTGACCCTCTTTGGAACG aaatttttgaatttgatgcAATGGATGAGCCTCCATCTGTGTTGGATATGGAAGTTTTCGATTTTGATGGGCCCTTTGATGAAGCTATATCACTTGGGCGCActcagattaatttcttgaaaTCTAGTGTTTCAGATTTATCTGATGTATGGATTACTCTTGAAGGAAAGTTAGCTCAAGCATGCCAGTCAAAGTTGCATTTAAGAATTTTCTTGAATGATACAAGGGGTAGCAATGTCGTGAAAGATTATATAACTAAGATGGAAAAGGAGGTCGGAAAAAAG ATAAGAGTTCGTTCTCCTCAAACAAATTCAGCATTTCAAAAGCTTTTCGGACTTCCACCTGAGGAGTTTCTCATCAATGACTTTGCTTGCCACTTGAAACGGAAAATGCCTCTCCAG GGCCGTCTCTTCCTGTCGCCAAGAATTATCGGGTTCCACGCCGATCTATTTGGTCGGAAAACCAAGTTTTACTTTCTCTGTGAAGATATAGAAGATATTCAAGTTATACCTCCAACTTTGTCATCAATGGGAAGTCCAATCATCATCATGACACTAAGGCCCGGAAAAGGTTTTGATGCACGTCATGGAGCGAGGACACAGGATGCAGAAGGCAGACTGAATTTTCATTTTCACTCATTCGTATCTTTCAATATCGCTCACAG AACAATCATGGTACTCTGGAAGGCAAGAGCCTTGACTCCTGCACAAAAGGTTGAAATGGTTGAGGAAGAATCCAATTCTAATAGTGAAGAAACTGCTGTAGAGGACTCCATAGCCAAAAAGGTCCAAGCTGCAGAGGAACTCGAGGCTCAAAATCTTCACGCGGGAGATGATGAAAATGAACTAAGACCCCTTCAAACTGAGGAGAGCGGATCTTTTATTGGAATCGAGGATGTTAACATGTCTATGGCTTATTCTTCAATCCTATCTCTTCCT ACTAGTTTCTTTATGGAGTTGTTCAGAGGGGGTGAAATTGATCAAAATGTCATGGAACGAGCCGGATGCCTCAACTACTCTCACACCCCCTGGGAATCTGAAAATTCGGATGTTTATCAGAGACAACTATATTACAAATTCGATAAACATGTATCCCGTTACAGAGGAGAAGTGACCAGCACTCAGCAAAAGTCTACGCTTCCCGATAGAAATGGTTGGCTTATAGAAGAGGTCATGACTCTCCACGGGGTTCCTCTTGGCGACTATTTCACT CTTCATTTAAGGTATCAAGTCGAAGATTTACCTTCAAGGTCCGTAGGATGCAATGTCCAAGTATACATTGGAATCGCGTGGTTGAGATACACAATATATCAAAAGAGAATCACAAAAAACATCCTGTCTAATTTGCAGGATCGCCTGAAAATCATGTTCAGCGTCCTGGAGAAGGAATACATTTCAGGGGCATAG